The Mycolicibacterium insubricum DNA segment CGGGCGGTGTGTACAAGGCCCGGGAACGTATTCACCGCAGCGTTGCTGATCTGCGATTACTAGCGACTCCGACTTCACGGGGTCGAGTTGCAGACCCCGATCCGAACTGAGACCGGCTTTCAAGGATTCGCTCCACCTTACGGCATCGCAGCCCTTTGTACCGGCCATTGTAGCATGTGTGAAGCCCTGGACATAAGGGGCATGATGACTTGACGTCATCCCCACCTTCCTCCGAGTTGACCCCGGCAGTCTCTCACGAGTCCCCACCATAACGTGCTGGCAACATGAGACAAGGGTTGCGCTCGTTGCGGGACTTAACCCAACATCTCACGACACGAGCTGACGACAGCCATGCACCACCTGCACACAGGCCACAAGGGAACCGACATCTCTGCCGGCGTCCTGTGCATGTCAAACCCAGGTAAGGTTCTTCGCGTTGCATCGAATTAATCCACATGCTCCGCCGCTTGTGCGGGCCCCCGTCAATTCCTTTGAGTTTTAGCCTTGCGGCCGTACTCCCCAGGCGGGGTACTTAATGCGTTAGCTACGGCACGGATCCCAAGGAAGGAAACCCACACCTAGTACCCACCGTTTACGGCGTGGACTACCAGGGTATCTAATCCTGTTCGCTCCCCACGCTTTCGCTCCTCAGCGTCAGTTACTGCCCAGAGACCCGCCTTCGCCACCGGTGTTCCTCCTGATATCTGCGCATTCCACCGCTACACCAGGAATTCCAGTCTCCCCTGCAGTACTCTAGTCTGCCCGTATCGCCCGCACGCCCACAGTTAAGCTGTGAGTTTTCACGAACAACGCGACAAACCACCTACGAGCTCTTTACGCCCAGTAATTCCGGACAACGCTCGCACCCTACGTATTACCGCGGCTGCTGGCACGTAGTTGGCCGGTGCTTCTTCTATAGGTACCGTCACTTACGCTTCGTCCCTACTGAAAGAGGTTTACAACCCGAAGGCCGTCATCCCCCACGCGGCGTCGCTGCATCAGGCTTGCGCCCATTGTGCAATATTCCCCACTGCTGCCTCCCGTAGGAGTCTGGGCCGTATCTCAGTCCCAGTGTGGCCGGTCACCCTCTCAGGCCGGCTACCCGTCGTCGCCTTGGTAGGCCATCACCCCACCAACAAGCTGATAGGCCGCGGGCCCATCCCACACCGCAAAAGCTTTCCACCACAACCCATGCAGGCCGTAGTCCTATCCGGTATTAGACCCAGTTTCCCAGGCTTATCCCAAAGTGCAGGGCAGATCACCCACGTGTTACTCACCCGTTCGCCACTCGAGTACCCCGAAGGGCCTTTCCGTTCGACTTGCATGTGTTAAGCACGCCGCCAGCGTTCGTCCTGAGCCAGGATCAAACTCTCCAAACAAAAACCCCCACACAACAGTGCAGGCACGATTTTCAATCAGAAAAAATGATCACAAACAAAAGACACCAAAAACTGGCATCCAAAAAAACAACCACACCCTAAACGGGAAAAAGAATGCGGCCAAAAAACAACAAACAAAAACCACCAAACACACTATTGAGTTCTCAAACAACACGCCCTACCCTGCTCAGGCCGCAAGCTAACCACCGGCTTGAAAAAGCCGCTGGTTGTCGTGCGGACTGTGGGGCCATCCTGAGATTCAGGCTGCTTCCCGAGGGAGGTTGTCGCGCTTCCCGGCGGACCGTGTCGCAGCGACGTCGACTAAGTTACGTCCCGGCAAAGTAAGAGTCAAATCGCCTGGTCAGCAGCACTTTCCGGAAAGAAGGCGCTGGTCGGGCGGTCAGACCCGAGCCACTCCCGCGATGTTGCGTTTCCCGCGGCGCAGCACCAGCCAGCGTCCGTGCAGAAACTCACCCGGCTCCGGCGTCCAGTCCTCGGCGGTGATCCGGGCGTTGTTCACCGACACACCGCCCTCGGCGACCGCCCGCTTGGCCGCGCCCCGGCTGGCCGAGAGCCCGGTGGCCACCAGCAGGTCGATGATCCCATCGGGCGTACCGGCGCCCAGTTTGGCGACCTCGTTGCCGCCGGCCTCACGCAGCGCCGCCGCCAGGGTCGGCTCGTCGAGCTCGGAGAGTTCGGCGCGGCCGAACAGCGCCTGGCTGGCCAACTCGACCTGGGTGGTGGCACGCTCGCCGTGTACCAGCGTGGTCAGTTCGCGGGCCAACCGTCGTTGCGCAGCACGCTGCTGTGGACGGTCTTCGGTGGCGTCGGTCAGCGCGGTCAGCTCGTCGGCGTCGAGGAAGGTGAACCAGCGCAGGTAGCGGATGACGTCGGCGTCGGCGGTGTTCACGAAGTACTGGTACCAGGCGTACGGGCTCGTCATCTCGGGGTTCAGCCACAGGCTGCCGCCGCCGGTGGATTTGCCGAACTTGGTCCCGTCGCTCGCGGTGACCAGCGGCACGGTCAGTGCGTGCACGGTCTCGCCGAGCTTCTGGCGGACCAGGCGCACCCCGGCGATGATGTTGCCCCACTGGTCGGAGCCGCCGACCTGCAGCCGGCAGCCGTGGCGCCGGTGCAGTTCCACGTAGTCGTTGGCCTGCAGCAGCATGTAGCTGAACTCGGTGTAGGAGATGCCCTCGCCCTCCAGGCGGCGGCGGATGGTGTCGCGGTCGAGCATCACGTTCACCGAGAAGTGCTTGCCCACGTCGCGCAGGAACTCGATCGCCGACAGCGGCCCGGTCCAGGTGAGGTTGTTCTCGACGAGGGCCGAGGTCGGCGACGAGTCGAAGTCCACGAACCGCTCCAGCTGCCCGCGGATCTGATCGGACCACTGGGCGACCAGGTCCTCGGAGTGCATGCTGCGCTCCCCCACGTCGCGTGGGTCGCCGATCAACCCGGTCGCGCCGCCGGCCATCACGATCGGTCGGTGACCGGCGCGCTGGAAGCGTCGCAGCGCCAGCAGCGGCACCAGGTGCCCCGCGTGCAGACTGGGCGCCGTCGGGTCGAACCCGGCGTAGACGGTGATCGGACCGCGGGCGACCTCGGCGGACAAGGCGTCGAGGTCGGTGGACTGGGCGATCAGGCCGCGCCAGGTCAGCTCGTCGAGAATCGTGGCAGTCATGCGGTGATCTTCCCGCATTCGCCACCGGGCTAGTCGCTGAGCCCCGGCGCGGGCGCTCGGGGGCTGCGCCGAAACGCCGACACCTCGGCCCGATCGGGCAGCCAGAAACGCCAGGGCCGGTCGGCTGCCTTGCTCACCCCGACGCGGGGGCCCCCCGCCACCACGGCCGGCGCCGCGCCCGCCAGTTCCAGCCGGATCGGTGAATCGGGGTCGAAGAGATCGATGCCGTTGTCGTCCATGGTGATGCCCAGCGCCGAACACAGGTTGCCGGGTCCGCGAGCCAATACCGGCTCTGCGACGGCTCCGCGTCGGGCCCGGGCGATGTCGGTGCCGTCGGTGACCACCGCGGCGCGCAGCAGCACCGCCGCGGCGGTGCCGTCGGGGCCGCAGGCGACGTTGGCGCAAACGTGGATGCCGTGGCTGCGATACGTGTAGAGGCGACCGGCCGGCCCGAACATGACGGCGTTGCGGCCGGTGGGACCGCGATAGGAGTGTGCGGCGGGGTCCGGCCACGGTCCGTCGGGAACGCCCCCGTAGGCCTCGACCTCGACGACCCGGCCGGTGACCCCACGCCCACTCACGGTTGCGCCCAGCAGTCGGAGCGCGGCCGCCGCGGGATCGCAGGCCAGCGATTGGGCCGTCGCGCCGGGAGTCACCTTGCGCATTGTGCCCGAGGCGCCGATCGGCGGGCCGACGGTCAAGCGTTCTGCGTGATCCACGCCGCGGTGTAGAGCTGGATCTGCCGGATCTCCTCGACGATCTGGCCGACGACGAACTTCTCCAGCTGGCCGCCCAGCAGCGGAATCTTGACCTTGACCCGGCCGGTGACCGACATCCGTGATCCGCCCGGCACCTGTTCGACTCGGGCCGTGCCATCCCCGGACAGCGGCATCCCGTCGCCGGTGATGACCAGGTCGGAGACGGCCGCGCCGTCGTCGGCGAGCCGCCAGGTTTCGGCGCGGGTGACCTTCGCGCCGCCTCGAATCAGGTGGGCGAACGCGGCGGGCAGCACCGCTTCCTGCAGGTCCTGGATGGTGCTCACCGCCACCGAGCCGTCGGGCGCGACGTCGAACGCGGCCAGTGACATGCTGTCGCCGTAGGCGGTCACCCGATCCTGCCAGTACTGCTCCCGGGAGAACGCGGCGAACACATCGTCGACACTTGGTTCGGCGTCGACCGTCACCTCGAATGGCCGTGACACGATGATCCCCCCGGATTGAACGCGGTCAGTCAGTTCGCCGCGCAGAGCTTGGCGTGTTCCTCGTCGTCGACATCGCGGGCCTCGTCGACCAGCAGCACCGGGATCCCGTCGTCGATGCGGTAGGCGCGCCGCAGCCGCGGGTTGTACAACAGCGCCTCGGACTCGACGTAGAGCAGCGAGCCGCGATCAGCAGGGCAGACCAGGATGTCCAGGAGGGCGGAATCGAGCACGATCAGCGCCCCGGCATCGGGATCGCCCGATCGTAGTTGTCGTGGATGGGGTCACCCTGGTTCGGGTTCATCGGGGTCCAGGTACCGGCCTTCGGGGTGCCGATCTCCGGGGACTGCCCGAGTTGGCTCTGCCGCTTCTTCTGATGAGCGACGGTCGTCTGCAGCGCCGAGAGCAGCGGTGCCTGGTTGGGCCGCTTCGCCAGCGCGGCCTTGACTGCCTCGAGGTCCGCGGGTTTGGGGGCGAAGCCCTGAGCCCGCAGGTTGAGCGCATCGCTGAGCAGGTTGGCGACCTGCCCGGCACCCGCCCCGGTCGAGTACTGACCGGCCAGGTCATCGAGCACATCGGCGGAGGCCGAGGGGGCCAGGCCGATCGCCATGGCCGCGAGAAACCCACCGGCCAGGACCGCGAAGGAAGAGGTCGCCCGACGACGCAACATCACCGAAATCCTTCCTCGCAGGTACCCACCAGCGGACCACACCCGCTTTCGGTGAGCTTAACAGCGGCGGCCCGAGGCCACCGGTCGATCAGTTCTCGTCGACCAGGGCGGCCCGAACCGCGGCCGTCAGCCGCTCGTAGCGGCCGGTTTCGGCGTCCCGGTACCAGCTCTGCCGGCCCGGCTTGGGTACGCCGGCCGCACGCAGCGCGGCGGACTCGGGCCGGTAGACCGTCGACAGCGGCAGTTCGCGCACCACGTGAATCAGGTCGGGCGGCAATCCGACCGCAAGGTCATCGACCGCGTCACCGAGGTCGGCCGGGGTGATGGTCGCACCGGGGCGCAGGCTCACCGCGGTCACCGCCAACTGCCGACCGCGGGCCGAGACCCGATAGGTGACGGCGAGATCGACGGCGTCGATCATGCTGATCGCGTCGGTGATCGGTTCGGCGTACACCGCGCCGCGATCGGTGCGGATCACCTGATTGCGGTTTCCGACCAGCCAAAAGTCGCCGTCGGCGTCCCGGCGGAACAGCGACTCCGTCGACACCCAGGTGTCGGCGGGCGCGAACACCCCGCGTTTGACCGACGCGTTCGGGTCGATCGGGCCGCGCGGCTGCGCCAGCAGCACCCCCACCTCGTCGGGGCCCGGGATCCGGACAAAGCCGCGATCGTCCTCCAGGATCAGATCCTCGTCGGGGTCGTACGCCGCGAGCTGGACCTGGCCGCCGCCGGGCAGCGGCCGTCCCTTCGAGCCGATCTTGGCGCCGGCGACATTGGCCAGCACCGCCTGCCCGTCGGCGGTGGCGAAGAACTCCACCACCCGCGCGGGGGCGAACGCCTCGGTGACCCGCTGCCAGAGACCGGTGGGCATACCGGAGCCGATGAACAGCCGCACCGGGTGATTGCCGTGCAGCACGAACGCCGGATCGTCGATGACCTCGCCGATCATCGCCCAGGTGTAGGACACCACCGTCACGCCGTACTGGCGGACCTCGGTGACGAAGGTGTCCGGGTGCAGCCCGCGCGACAGTGCGATGCGGGCACCGCCGACGACCGCGCCGCCGAGCGCGACCAGCAGGCCGGACTGGTGGTGCAGCGGCGTCAGGCAGTACACGGTGTCGTTGCGGTCCAGGGCGGCCGTCGACGCGGTGCCGAACGCCGACAGCGCCCAGCGGAAGTTGGTGATCTCCTTGGCGACGAGTTCACCGCCGGCCGAGCTGAACGCCACGAAGGCACGGTCGCGGGCCAGACCGGGATTGGGCCGGTACCAGCCGGGCAGCGCGACCTGATCGGGGTCGATCTGCTCCATGTCGATGACGTCGGCGTCGGCCGGCAGGTGCAGGTCGCGATTCTCACCGCCGCCGAGCACCAGCACCTGCACCGGCAGCCGTCGTGCGGCGTCGAGGTGGGTGGGGTCGGTGATGAGCTCGACGATGCCACCGAGGCGGGTGGCTTCGGCCAGGTCGCCGTCCGGCGGCATGAGTACCGCCACGGCGCCCAGTCGTGACAGCGCGGCGATGGCGACCAGCGCGCTGGGCCGGGTCTCCATCAGCACCCCGACCCGGTCGCCTTGACGGACGCCGACGGCGATCAGGCCGCGGACCACGTTGTCGATACGACGGTCCACGGCCTCGTAGGTGTGCACCCGGCCGTCGAACAGCAGGAACTCGCCGTCGGGCGTGTTACGGGCCTGCTCGGACAAGATGCGGCCCAGGGAGATCCGGGTGTGGTCGTTGACCTGGCCCAGCCGGGTCAGACGCGGCAGCGTGCGGGCGGTTTCGACGGCGATCGTGCGAATCGACCGGTTGGCGGTCACCACGGCGTCGGCGGCGGTCTTGACGACGGCCAGCGCGACCTCCGAGGCTCCGCCCACGCCGGCGACCAGGCGGGCGGCCAGCGGCACCCCGCTCTCGCCGGCCCCCTCGTCGTGCGGAACCATCGGCGCGACGGTTTCCGGGCGGGGTCCCTGCCCGGACAGCCAGAGCACCCAGGCGGCGACCGTCGGCCAGGTGATGGTGGCGGCCTTGGAGCCCACCACCAGGCCGAAGTGGCCGGCGCGCAGCAGCGTCTCGTAGACCTCGGCGTCGGGAGCCGCGTCGCGGATGCCGCGGACGGCGGCGGGCTGACCGATGTCGTCGACCTCGCCGACGAACGCCAGCACCGGGCAGGTGATGTCGGCGAGGGTGACCAGCTGGCCGTTGATGGCGAAGCCGCCGGTCATCATCCGGTTGTGCGCGATGAACTGTTTGAGCAGTTCCGCGATCGCCGGGCCGGACCAGGCGATCCAGCCCTCGGAGTCCAGGAAACGGCGCTGCTGTTCGCGCGGCAGCAGGGCTTCCCGGTCGTGCAGCTGCATCAGGAAGTCCAGCCGCGCCTTGGCGGTTTTCAGCGGGTCCATCATCTGGAAACCGATGCGGGCCATCCAGCCCTGGATGTCGAGGTGGTTGAAGACGTGCTCGGCCATGAAGTCGGCGCCCACGGCGGCCAGGTTCGGCGGCAGGTTCATCGGCAGCGCGGCCAGGGTGTCCACCGGGGAGCCGAACGCGATGATGCTCGCGAGGTCCTTGCTCTTTCGGTAGGCCGCGACCTGGTAGGCCCACATGCCGCCCTGCGAATATCCGGCCAGGTGCACGTCCTTGCCGGTGGTCTTCTTCACCGTGTCGACGGCATCGGAGAGCGCGACGATGTGGTCGGTCAGGGTGCGGCGCATGCCGCCCTCGACCTTGTCCGGCTCACCGAAGTCGATCACCCAGGGATCCAGGCCCGCGGCGTGCAGGATGCCGACCGCGCCGTCCTCCTTGGTGACGTCGAACATGT contains these protein-coding regions:
- the tyrS gene encoding tyrosine--tRNA ligase gives rise to the protein MTATILDELTWRGLIAQSTDLDALSAEVARGPITVYAGFDPTAPSLHAGHLVPLLALRRFQRAGHRPIVMAGGATGLIGDPRDVGERSMHSEDLVAQWSDQIRGQLERFVDFDSSPTSALVENNLTWTGPLSAIEFLRDVGKHFSVNVMLDRDTIRRRLEGEGISYTEFSYMLLQANDYVELHRRHGCRLQVGGSDQWGNIIAGVRLVRQKLGETVHALTVPLVTASDGTKFGKSTGGGSLWLNPEMTSPYAWYQYFVNTADADVIRYLRWFTFLDADELTALTDATEDRPQQRAAQRRLARELTTLVHGERATTQVELASQALFGRAELSELDEPTLAAALREAGGNEVAKLGAGTPDGIIDLLVATGLSASRGAAKRAVAEGGVSVNNARITAEDWTPEPGEFLHGRWLVLRRGKRNIAGVARV
- a CDS encoding DNA-3-methyladenine glycosylase, whose amino-acid sequence is MRKVTPGATAQSLACDPAAAALRLLGATVSGRGVTGRVVEVEAYGGVPDGPWPDPAAHSYRGPTGRNAVMFGPAGRLYTYRSHGIHVCANVACGPDGTAAAVLLRAAVVTDGTDIARARRGAVAEPVLARGPGNLCSALGITMDDNGIDLFDPDSPIRLELAGAAPAVVAGGPRVGVSKAADRPWRFWLPDRAEVSAFRRSPRAPAPGLSD
- a CDS encoding DUF2505 domain-containing protein translates to MSRPFEVTVDAEPSVDDVFAAFSREQYWQDRVTAYGDSMSLAAFDVAPDGSVAVSTIQDLQEAVLPAAFAHLIRGGAKVTRAETWRLADDGAAVSDLVITGDGMPLSGDGTARVEQVPGGSRMSVTGRVKVKIPLLGGQLEKFVVGQIVEEIRQIQLYTAAWITQNA
- a CDS encoding Trm112 family protein: MLDSALLDILVCPADRGSLLYVESEALLYNPRLRRAYRIDDGIPVLLVDEARDVDDEEHAKLCAAN
- a CDS encoding acyl-CoA synthetase; this translates as MATAQNGLEVLRLGGLETGAVASPFQIVESVPMYRLRRYFPPDTRPGAAQPGEPVLMVHPMMMSPNMFDVTKEDGAVGILHAAGLDPWVIDFGEPDKVEGGMRRTLTDHIVALSDAVDTVKKTTGKDVHLAGYSQGGMWAYQVAAYRKSKDLASIIAFGSPVDTLAALPMNLPPNLAAVGADFMAEHVFNHLDIQGWMARIGFQMMDPLKTAKARLDFLMQLHDREALLPREQQRRFLDSEGWIAWSGPAIAELLKQFIAHNRMMTGGFAINGQLVTLADITCPVLAFVGEVDDIGQPAAVRGIRDAAPDAEVYETLLRAGHFGLVVGSKAATITWPTVAAWVLWLSGQGPRPETVAPMVPHDEGAGESGVPLAARLVAGVGGASEVALAVVKTAADAVVTANRSIRTIAVETARTLPRLTRLGQVNDHTRISLGRILSEQARNTPDGEFLLFDGRVHTYEAVDRRIDNVVRGLIAVGVRQGDRVGVLMETRPSALVAIAALSRLGAVAVLMPPDGDLAEATRLGGIVELITDPTHLDAARRLPVQVLVLGGGENRDLHLPADADVIDMEQIDPDQVALPGWYRPNPGLARDRAFVAFSSAGGELVAKEITNFRWALSAFGTASTAALDRNDTVYCLTPLHHQSGLLVALGGAVVGGARIALSRGLHPDTFVTEVRQYGVTVVSYTWAMIGEVIDDPAFVLHGNHPVRLFIGSGMPTGLWQRVTEAFAPARVVEFFATADGQAVLANVAGAKIGSKGRPLPGGGQVQLAAYDPDEDLILEDDRGFVRIPGPDEVGVLLAQPRGPIDPNASVKRGVFAPADTWVSTESLFRRDADGDFWLVGNRNQVIRTDRGAVYAEPITDAISMIDAVDLAVTYRVSARGRQLAVTAVSLRPGATITPADLGDAVDDLAVGLPPDLIHVVRELPLSTVYRPESAALRAAGVPKPGRQSWYRDAETGRYERLTAAVRAALVDEN